The genomic region GCTCAAGTATTCATGCTTTGGCGTATGCTCCGGGCCACCAAGGCTGCCGGGGTGCCAGTTCGTTTCTCTAGAGCCTATTGGCCACGGATTATTCGTGGCGTCTCAACCAGGACATATACCTACGACACCCAATTGCCCAACAGTTTGTTGAAGGTCTTTTACTGTGATGACGGCAAGGCGAACAAACCTGTTGTTATTTATACCCATGGCGGTGGGTGGTTCTATGGTTCAAAAGAGGACCGGACCTACTATCATCGCCACGCAGCTACGGAAGGGTGCGTGGTGGTCAGTATTGATTACGCCCTCTCAGATGCCCACCATCACTATGCAGGCCAAACGGAGCAACAACTTCTTCGTGGCCTTGACTGGGTGCTGGCCAACATCAGCCAATTCAATGGCCAAGTTGACCGCTGGACCTTTGCCGGTGACTCTGCCGGTGGCAACCTTGCCCTTAATCTGGCGTTTAAAATCAACGCTGGGCTGTACACGCAGCCCGACAGTACGCCATATCCTGCGGTTTCGGCGGTATGTGTCACCTATCCCGTTGCTGATCCGGTGGGGTTTTATCACAACCCAGACCTCATCATGGGTGCGGTGACGCGGTATAGCGCCCGAAGCTACACCGGCGGTACCCCTGAAGAACAACCCGAGGTCTATGCCAGCATTACCCCTGGGCAGTTCATTACCCCGAATGCGCCCGCGGTCAGCATTGTGCTGGGCACCCAAGATGCCGCGGTTCCTCACACCGGCAGTCTGGCCCTCGTGAACCAGCTCAATGCGGTGGGGGTTCGTACCCACCTGGTTGCTATTCCCTATGCCAATCACGCGTGTGACACCTTTTGGGGGTCTATCGCCAGTGAAGCGTATATCCACGCGGCAAGGGTGATGCGCCAATCGGTGCAGTCAGGTACCTAACCGCACCTGATCCGATTGGCTGCATTGTCCTTTGTTTAGGCCTGGGGGAAAGGCCAACCGTTGGGCTTACAGCCACGCAAGTTGATGGATTGTTGCATCATCACGGGGGCCGGTTGGTTGGGATCACTACACGGCGCGGTTTGGTGGTGGTGACCAAGGCCGTGACCAAACTCATGGCTAATCACGTAGGTGCGATACACCTCAAGGTCATTAAAGGTGGGTACACCGGTGTTGATACGGTCTAAGTTCACCATCGCATTGCTGTTATTCCAACATGAAAGGCGACCACCGGTATTCAACCCGGCGCGGGCACATTGGGCGTCAACGGTTGGTGGTGTGGCCAATACCAGGCGAATATCAGCCTTTTCTGGGTCATCAATACGCTGCAAACGAACCTTGCCGTCATGGGTCCAGCCACGCTTATCATTCAAAACGCGTTCAGCCAACGCGGTCCAATCTGCGATGGTCCACTTGGTACTTGGTTCTACCGCAGCAACCCAGGTGTATAACCGTCCACTCTGGCCGATGACTGGCCCGGTACCAGGGGCGATGTCCCAGCCATTCTTGTCTTTCTTGGGGACCAGCACCTCACCGCTCATTACTCGATGGCGAGCGTGCTGGGCGTCAACTACAAAGACAGTGGCGGTTAGTGGGTTGGCGAGTGAGATATTGGCATTGGGTTTCCACGTGATCGTATTCCCTGCAATGGTGCCCGTACCGGGAACTTCAAAGCCGTTCGCATCTTGGATATAGATTGATCCACCCGTGAGGGGTTGATTCCACGTAAATGCAATCTGACCGTTATTGAACGTTCCTGTGGGTAACTGTAAATCTTGTGTGGTTTTGGCATCAATCCCGATCCCGAGGATATTGGCAACCGTTTCCGGAGATACTGCGGCAGGGCCACCAACCACCGTGATGGCATTGGTATTGAGCTTGGATCGTTGTTGGATGACCATTGTCAACACACCGGCACCGTAGGTATCGGCAAGGATGAGCCCGTCAGTCTGCGCCGCAAGCGGGCCGGCTGTAATCCCATCAATTGGGTTGGTAGCACTTGTAAATACGAGGGATTGTGTGGGTTGTTCACTCCCTCGTCCGGCAAGGGCTACCGATAAGGCTCCAGTGGTTGGTTGCGCCTGCCCAACTGTTGGCATTGCCATTGGTGGTTGAACGGGTTCACTGATGCGTTGAACGGGGGTGCCACCATTGAGGCTGGTCACAACATCATCGGTGATTGTTGTGCCCGTAACCTCTACCTGTTCACGGAGTGTTGGATGGTCGTTCAGGAGGGCTTTTGCCGGCTCTGCCGCCTGGGTTGGGTCGGTGAGCAATAAGGCAGCTTGGTTGCGCGCGGCATAGACCGCTGAAGGCAGGGCGTCAGTCCAGCGACCGGCATCGGTAAGTACCAGTTTGGTGATGCTGTGGTTGGTGACCAGGTCCTTGGCCACACTGGCCGCCGTGGCATAGCGGGTGTCACCAGCGAGGCGGCTCACCTTGGGGCTCATCGTGACCAGTTGGCTGAGTGCAGTTGGGCTCACCACACCTTCACCACCGATAACGACAAGCTCGATGCCAGGGTGCGCACCTAACCAGGCGCGGGTTTCTTCGGGTACCTGGTCGGTACCGGTCACCAAGATCGGGGCGTGGATAACTTGGGCCAAGGTGGTGGCAGGAATCGCATCCGCTTCACGTTCACCATTAATCACAATGGCGCGGGGGCTGGCTGACCATGTGGAACCCCAGGTGGTTACGAGCTGATCAGCCACGGCAACGGCAGTTGCCGCACGATTAGCCCCAGAAACTCGCTTTACTGATTGGCCGGCAACCAGGATGGGCCATTCTTTTACGGTGGTGGTATTCGCACGTAAACGCACGGTGTGCACACCAGGGGAGAGGCTATCAATGGTGGCTTGAACACGATCTGGTGTTACTTGTGTACCTTCAACCAGCTTGCCATCAATGTCGAGCGACACCTTGGCATCTTGAGCACAACTCATGAATCCCGTAACGGTGAGTGGGGTTTGCGTGGCCACCACACTATGTGGTGCCGGGAGCACGCCACGCAGTGTGGTACATGACGGCTGGGTGTTCCCCTGGGGATTTGCGTCTTGCGCAATTGCCGGTTGGGTACTACATGTAGTTAGGGTAGCTAGTAGTGCTACCGCGGTTGAAACCGTGATTCCTAAGCGCATAACCATTATTCAAACGTAGCCGGTTATCTGGTTGCGATGCAGGTGAAGGAGCAATGATGTTAACGCGAACCCTTCGTTCACAATGTGCGATGCCCGCCCTTGGGTTGGGGACATGGCCTATTAAAGGCCCGAAATGTATTGATCTGGTGCGAACTGGCCTTGAATCGGGGTTTCGGTTAATTGATACCGCCCAGATGTATACGAATGAAGTATCAACGGGTATGGGTATCGCCCAAAGTGGGGTTAACCGCCATGACATTTTCCTTACCACCAAGGTGGTGGGCTGTAACCAAGGTAAGTTGACGCGTGAGAGTGTTGAAATGAGTCTGGAGCGCCTTGGTACCGACTATCTCGACCTCATTTTGATTCACTGGCCAAATCCCAGCCTTGGGCGGGCCGAAGCCACATGGGAAACCCTTGCCAATGTCCGCGAAGAAGGACTCACGATGAGTATTGGGTTGAGTAATTTCTCGCTCACCCAATATGACGCCCTGGTGGATGCTACAGGTGTTGAAGCAGATGTGAATCAGGTCCAAATTGATCCCTGGGCACGGCAAAGCGAACTCGTTGACGGGTTATTAGAACGCGGCGTGATGCCTCAGGCCTGGGGGCCGTTGGGTACGCGTGCGGCTCGCCATAACACGGAACTTGACTGGAGCGTGCTTGAAACCGTTGCCGCTCGTCATGGCGTAAGTCCGCACGCGATTGCCTTGGCTGACCAACTTGGCCGTGGGTTTGCGACGGTGGTGCGTTCGTCTAATCCTGAACACCAGCTAGCCAACTTGAAGGCCTTAGAGATTGAACTCACCGATCAAGACAAGGCCGACCTCGCTGGCATGGCACAAGAGACCGTGCATTTGTACGACTCAACGGTAGAAGAAGAGTTCTGATAGCAAACCTGCAAGGCTGTAGGTAGCCAGGCCCACCACTCGTGATAAGGAGCACGATTCAGACCGAAAATATGGTCCAAACCGTGCTCCTAGACAGTCTTAATCGCGCTGCTTAGCTTTCTTGCTTGGTTGTCTTTGTCGCGCGGTAGCGCAGAGTTTGGTCCAGTTCGACCTTGCGTATCAGCCGGAACAAGAGAGTTTAAACCCAAGGTGTATTCGTTGGTATGAGGACACTTAATACTGTTCTCGATCAGCCCAGGCTCTGAATTGGTCGGGGTTGAATATGAATAGCCCGTCTATCTGGTCGATATTGTAGGTTTTATCGATGTATTTGTTTCGTGTTGAGCTGATGAGCTTGCCGTTGTCTTGCATGTTTATTTCTGAAACAATCCGGCGGTTAATTTTGGGGTCTATTGACATTAGAAACAAGGAGCTGCCAGATAGGGAGGCGTTGGTGAGACTAAGGTTGTCTTGAGTGGGTCGGGGTATGAACGTATATACGTTTAGGTCAGGTAGCATATGTTCATTTATGACGTAACGGTGAATATTGCCTGGTTCACCAATAGAGTAAAACACACCATCATAAACCGATGAGACTTGCCGATCCACAAGCGGCCGCTCGTCAAACCATGCTTCTTGAATGTTTGAATCTACTATCCCATTATTGAATGAGAAATAACCTGTCTCCGAATCAAAAGTGTCTAAATCTTTAGAGATGTCTCCATGCATGAGGACGGTATGGTCGTCTTGGCAGTGGTAGTGTGAAGGGGTGATTACTGCGGCGCCGGTTAGTGGTTGTTGTTCTTCAAATGCACCCTGGTCGGGGTTGAAGCGGTAAATATGTGTTTTCTTATCGTCTTCATCTCCGTAGGAAAATAACTGGGGATTGAGGTTACAATCCACTAGTACCCCATCAATTCCTACCAGTTTTTCGTGGTACTGATCGTGATACTTCCAGCCTACAAAAGATGAGAATTGGACGGTGCCATCGACTTCTCGTGAGCCGACGTGTTCAACACTGAAAAAGGTTCCGTCGTCATTGACATGTATCCCGCGGACAGAATCAGTAAGTTCGGATTTTTTGTAGGTGTGTACGGTGTGGGCGTGGATGGCATGTATGCCATAAGCATCAGAAATGACGAGGTGTTGCCGGTTGGGTGAAATCGCCACCTTGTCGCCGCGTCCGCCTACGGAATCGAGGTGTTGGACGGTACCGTCGTCGTAAACAATTGAGATCGGGCTTCCGCACGGTACCTGTTCACACGACCGCATTGTTCGAGTGCGGTAATCATAGGATTTGCCTGGAGATCGGTACGGGATAATCACAAACGCAATCTCGTTAACCATAGAACCAGACAGCGTAGAAGGCATGGGCTCAGAAGGTTGACCTCCACTCAGGTCACACCCGCCAAGGAGCACACTAGCCACGATGCCGAGAGCATATCGGCGCAGCACCCACCCTAGCGTGTGAGACGCTACGCGATGCTCTGGCATCATTCAGCTTTCTTGTTTCGCTTTCTTCGCCGCACGATAACGAGTGGTCTGGTCTAACTCCACCTTACGCAACCGAATCGCATCAGGGGTAACTTCAACACACTCATCTTGGCGCATCCACTCAAGGCTTTGTTCCAGGGGCATAATCTTTGGTGGGGTCAACCGCACCAATTCTTCACCCGTAGCTGAACGGATATTGTTCAGTTTCTTTTCCTTGGTGATGTTGATGTCCATGTCATCAGCACGCGCATTTTCACCCACGATCATGCCTTCATACACCTCATCACCGGGCTTGACAAAAAGCACACCACGGTCAGAAAGGTTTTGAATGGCATGGGCGGTTGCCGGCCCCTTACGGTCGGCCACCAGCGAACCTTGGGCACGGGTACGCACCTCACCCATCCAGGGGGTGTATTCCTCAAAAATCCGGTTCATCACCCCTTGCCCACGTGTGAGTGACAAGAACTCGGTGCGCAACCCAATAAGCCCACGAGTAGGGGCAACATATTCCGTACGCACCCAGCCTGTGCCATTATTGGTCATCGCCATCATGCGCCCACGGCGCTCAGCAATGGCCTGGGTAACCGCCCCGGAATATTCCTCCGGAACGTCAACGACCACCCGTTCCAAGGGTTCGTGCCGTACCCCGTCAATCTCTTTGGGAATGACCTGGGGTTTGCCCACGGTCAGCTCAAACCCTTCACGGCGCATTTGTTCAACCAAAATAGCTAACTGCAATTCACCACGGCCCTTCACTTCCCACGCATCAGGGCGCTCTGTGGGTTCAACCCGCAAACTCACGTTGCCCACCAGCTCAGCATCGAGGCGGTCTTTCACCATCCGGGCGGTCATCTTGGTACCACTCTTGCCTGCAAGCGGGCTGGTATTAATCCCAATGGTCATCCCCAAGGTGGGCTCATCCACATGGATACGTTCTAAGGCCACGGGATTCTCTGGGTCTCCGATCGTGTCACCAATCATCACCTTTTCAATCCCGGCGATATAACAAATCCCGCCAGGGCCAACCTCATCAACGGCCACACGATCCAAACCCTTGGTGGTCAACAACTCGACCAGTTTGACGTTTTTCACGCCCTCTTCGGTAATCCACGCCACCTGCTGACCCTTACGCAGGGTGCCATTGTGCACACGACACACCCCAAGCCGACCCAAATAGGGGGAGGCATCAAGGTTGGTGACCAGCGCTTGGGTAGGCGCTTCATCATCAAAAACCGGCGCTGGAATCGTCTCCAGAATCGTGTCAAAGAGTGGTTCCATCGTTTCGGTCATCGTCTCGGGGCTGTGCCCAGCGTGCCCTGCTTTGGCGTTCGTGTACACGATAGGAAAATCAATCTGATCTTCGGGTACATCAAGGTCAAAGAGCAGTTCGTAGACCTCATCAACCACCTCATTCGGGCGGGCATCAGGACGGTCAATCTTGTTGATAACCAACAACATGGGCAGACCACGATCCATCGCTTTGCGCAACACAAACCGAGTCTGGGGGAGTGGCCCCTCTGCGGAATCAACGAGCAACACAATCCCGTCAACCATCGTGAGGGCACGCTCAACCTCGCCACCAAAGTCCGCGTGACCAGGCGTATCAACGATAGTACATTGCACCGGGCCGTCCTTACCAGGCAAGGTCACTCCGGTGTGTTTAGCCAGAATCGTGATGCCCTTCTCACGTTCCAAATCCATGGAGTCCATCACCCGTGTTTGCACCTCTTGGTGCGCGGCAAAGGTGCCGCTCTGACGCATCATCGCGTCCACCAATGTGGTTTTCCCGTGGTCGACGTGTGCGACAATAGCGAAGTTTCTTAAATCGTCCCGTTTTTGCAATGACATAGCTACCAGCATGCCTGTCGGGAACAATTCGTGCGTCATAAAGGAAAAGTCCGGTACACAAACCCGCTATGACTAGGTAGTACTGGCCTCATGGGACCATTTCTTGGTATACGCCTCATTGCTCGCTCAGCGTCAACGATAACCAGTCGGCCACGCCTCCTGATCATGGGCATGTTGCCACCATTAGCCGTTACCGTGCTGTACGTGGTACTTGCCGTTATTGGTGGGCCAGCATTGGTGCACGCGATCACTGGTTGGGTTGGGGACGTGACGGCGGGCTCACCAGGGTGGTTAGGAAGTACCCTGTCGTTTCTCCTCGCACTCGTCGTACTTGGCGCTGTAGGGGTGGTGGCAGCTGTCGCATTCACAACCTTGACCTTGGCGTTAGGTGGGCCGGTCTATGACCGAATCAGTGAATCAATTGACCGTGAAGTGCTCGGGCTAACGGGTGTCCAGGATGAACATCTCGGTGTCGCCGTTATGCGTTCTGCATCTCAATCCGCCGTTATCTTTGCGCTATCTATGGGTTCCGCACTTCTTGGCATCGTACTCGGGCTCATTCCCGCGGTAGGCACCATCGCCAGCTTGGTAGTGGGGCTTTGCTTAGGTGGATGGCTGATGACAACTGAATTATTAGGGGGTGCCTTTGGTCGCCGTGGAAAACCAACCCTAAAAGAACGATGGCGGTACATGCGTCATCAACCGATTTCTACACTATCCTTTGCCATACCCGCCCAATTTGTACTCTCCATCCCGGTTATCTCGGTACTGGCGTTCCCGTTTTTTAGCGCGGCCGCCACCATGCTTGCCCACAAGCTGATTACCGAATCACCTACGTGGCCGACGCCTGATAAGGAACGTCATGACTTCTGATCTGCACAACCCCCGCCTGCCACTCAATGACGGGCACGAGATTGAATCGTTGATTTACGGTACGAGTGGGCTTCAAGGCACCATCGGGATGCTCGCGGTTCGTGATGCTATCCGTGCTGGTTGGCGCACCATCGATACGGCCCAACGCTACAACAACGAAATGAGCGTGGGCATGGCCATCAAAGAAAGCGGTGTTCGTCGTGAAGAGATCACCGTTATCTCGAAGATCCATGGGGCCAATCACGGTCTGGCTCATGTGCGTCCATCAATTATTGATTCACTCCGCAAGTTGAACCTCGATGTCATTGACCTCATGCTCATTCACTGGCCAAACCCCACCATCGGGTTAGCGATCGAAACGTGGATGGCGTTGATTGATGCCAAAGCTGATGGCCTGGTTCGCAGTATTGGGGTATCTAACTTTGCCAATGACCAATTGGATGAACTGATTGAAGCGACCTGGGTGGCGCCCGCGGTGAATCAAATCCCGATTGATCCATGGTCACAACAAGTATCGTGGCGTGAGCATTGTCATCAGCGCAAGGTGATGCCGATGGCCTGGTCTCCGTCAGGGTTTCGGGCATTTAAAGAAGACCAGGTACCGGCCATGGTTGAAATGGAAACGATTGCAAAGAACCATGATGCGACCGTGCATCAAATCGCCTTAGCGTGGCATCGTCATCAGGGGCATGTCGCTGTCTCTGGATCAACTAATGAGCAACGACGCGCGCAGAACTTCGCCAGCCTGGGGATTGAGTTGACCGGTGATGAACTCGATGCCATAGCCAACCTTCGGCAAGTAACCAAACATACCGACCGGTTCCACCCCCACCAATACGAAGAATGGTAGGGGCTTGACGCGAGCGGATAGGTATCGAACCTTAGGCGTTTCGTGCCGCCTCAAAACCGGGAAGAATCACCGTGTCAGCAATTTCAACACGCTCATGGAAATGAGCGAATGAGCCTTCAATAGCGTTCAGGGTGACCTCTTCAAACTCGTCAATACCCCAGCCAAAGACGTCGGCTAATACCCCAAACTCACTTGTCATCGATACTCCGCTCATCAGCCGGTTATCGGTATTGACGGTAACCCGGAACCCCAATTCCAAGAGCGCATCAATCGGGTGTTCCTCAATGGTGGGCACAGCTCCGGTTTGCACATTTGAGGTTGGGCAGCATTCGAGCACAATGCCACGATCAAGGACCATATCGGCAACCAAGCCCAACTCCAAGGCATCCTCATGGTCAGTGATGTCTTCGATGATGCGTACCCCGTGGCCGAGACGTTCAGCGCCACAGCTATTCATCGCTTCGGCGATAGAGGGCACCCCTTCAGCTTCTCCGGCATGAATCGTGGTACGCAGGCAGCCTTCTTTAATGAGATTGAATGCCTCACGGTGTGC from Stomatohabitans albus harbors:
- a CDS encoding aldo/keto reductase, coding for MTSDLHNPRLPLNDGHEIESLIYGTSGLQGTIGMLAVRDAIRAGWRTIDTAQRYNNEMSVGMAIKESGVRREEITVISKIHGANHGLAHVRPSIIDSLRKLNLDVIDLMLIHWPNPTIGLAIETWMALIDAKADGLVRSIGVSNFANDQLDELIEATWVAPAVNQIPIDPWSQQVSWREHCHQRKVMPMAWSPSGFRAFKEDQVPAMVEMETIAKNHDATVHQIALAWHRHQGHVAVSGSTNEQRRAQNFASLGIELTGDELDAIANLRQVTKHTDRFHPHQYEEW
- a CDS encoding EI24 domain-containing protein, with the protein product MGPFLGIRLIARSASTITSRPRLLIMGMLPPLAVTVLYVVLAVIGGPALVHAITGWVGDVTAGSPGWLGSTLSFLLALVVLGAVGVVAAVAFTTLTLALGGPVYDRISESIDREVLGLTGVQDEHLGVAVMRSASQSAVIFALSMGSALLGIVLGLIPAVGTIASLVVGLCLGGWLMTTELLGGAFGRRGKPTLKERWRYMRHQPISTLSFAIPAQFVLSIPVISVLAFPFFSAAATMLAHKLITESPTWPTPDKERHDF
- a CDS encoding alpha/beta hydrolase, with product MFVLILGCAVVMVLLALGTLNARIPVLSSFANTITVTGAHLYLVGQTLVLAVAMWYPPTMSTVNRVILIGVILACVGAQVFMLWRMLRATKAAGVPVRFSRAYWPRIIRGVSTRTYTYDTQLPNSLLKVFYCDDGKANKPVVIYTHGGGWFYGSKEDRTYYHRHAATEGCVVVSIDYALSDAHHHYAGQTEQQLLRGLDWVLANISQFNGQVDRWTFAGDSAGGNLALNLAFKINAGLYTQPDSTPYPAVSAVCVTYPVADPVGFYHNPDLIMGAVTRYSARSYTGGTPEEQPEVYASITPGQFITPNAPAVSIVLGTQDAAVPHTGSLALVNQLNAVGVRTHLVAIPYANHACDTFWGSIASEAYIHAARVMRQSVQSGT
- a CDS encoding aldo/keto reductase codes for the protein MMLTRTLRSQCAMPALGLGTWPIKGPKCIDLVRTGLESGFRLIDTAQMYTNEVSTGMGIAQSGVNRHDIFLTTKVVGCNQGKLTRESVEMSLERLGTDYLDLILIHWPNPSLGRAEATWETLANVREEGLTMSIGLSNFSLTQYDALVDATGVEADVNQVQIDPWARQSELVDGLLERGVMPQAWGPLGTRAARHNTELDWSVLETVAARHGVSPHAIALADQLGRGFATVVRSSNPEHQLANLKALEIELTDQDKADLAGMAQETVHLYDSTVEEEF
- the typA gene encoding translational GTPase TypA, translated to MSLQKRDDLRNFAIVAHVDHGKTTLVDAMMRQSGTFAAHQEVQTRVMDSMDLEREKGITILAKHTGVTLPGKDGPVQCTIVDTPGHADFGGEVERALTMVDGIVLLVDSAEGPLPQTRFVLRKAMDRGLPMLLVINKIDRPDARPNEVVDEVYELLFDLDVPEDQIDFPIVYTNAKAGHAGHSPETMTETMEPLFDTILETIPAPVFDDEAPTQALVTNLDASPYLGRLGVCRVHNGTLRKGQQVAWITEEGVKNVKLVELLTTKGLDRVAVDEVGPGGICYIAGIEKVMIGDTIGDPENPVALERIHVDEPTLGMTIGINTSPLAGKSGTKMTARMVKDRLDAELVGNVSLRVEPTERPDAWEVKGRGELQLAILVEQMRREGFELTVGKPQVIPKEIDGVRHEPLERVVVDVPEEYSGAVTQAIAERRGRMMAMTNNGTGWVRTEYVAPTRGLIGLRTEFLSLTRGQGVMNRIFEEYTPWMGEVRTRAQGSLVADRKGPATAHAIQNLSDRGVLFVKPGDEVYEGMIVGENARADDMDINITKEKKLNNIRSATGEELVRLTPPKIMPLEQSLEWMRQDECVEVTPDAIRLRKVELDQTTRYRAAKKAKQES
- a CDS encoding DUF3152 domain-containing protein, whose amino-acid sequence is MVMRLGITVSTAVALLATLTTCSTQPAIAQDANPQGNTQPSCTTLRGVLPAPHSVVATQTPLTVTGFMSCAQDAKVSLDIDGKLVEGTQVTPDRVQATIDSLSPGVHTVRLRANTTTVKEWPILVAGQSVKRVSGANRAATAVAVADQLVTTWGSTWSASPRAIVINGEREADAIPATTLAQVIHAPILVTGTDQVPEETRAWLGAHPGIELVVIGGEGVVSPTALSQLVTMSPKVSRLAGDTRYATAASVAKDLVTNHSITKLVLTDAGRWTDALPSAVYAARNQAALLLTDPTQAAEPAKALLNDHPTLREQVEVTGTTITDDVVTSLNGGTPVQRISEPVQPPMAMPTVGQAQPTTGALSVALAGRGSEQPTQSLVFTSATNPIDGITAGPLAAQTDGLILADTYGAGVLTMVIQQRSKLNTNAITVVGGPAAVSPETVANILGIGIDAKTTQDLQLPTGTFNNGQIAFTWNQPLTGGSIYIQDANGFEVPGTGTIAGNTITWKPNANISLANPLTATVFVVDAQHARHRVMSGEVLVPKKDKNGWDIAPGTGPVIGQSGRLYTWVAAVEPSTKWTIADWTALAERVLNDKRGWTHDGKVRLQRIDDPEKADIRLVLATPPTVDAQCARAGLNTGGRLSCWNNSNAMVNLDRINTGVPTFNDLEVYRTYVISHEFGHGLGHHHQTAPCSDPNQPAPVMMQQSINLRGCKPNGWPFPQA